A window of the Thalassophryne amazonica chromosome 11, fThaAma1.1, whole genome shotgun sequence genome harbors these coding sequences:
- the inppl1b gene encoding inositol polyphosphate phosphatase-like 1b, whose translation MATAAWYHRDISRVHAEDLLARAGRDGSFLVRDSESVPGAYALCLLFQRHIHTYRILPDADGLLAVQTTQGVQVNCFRTLEDLVLGYQHPHKGLVTPLLYAVARDADTGDESSDDEKPPPSQTNTVLVTQPPTPPGPHIVFLDKLQELNTSSMASEVISLLNDYLFSELPLDIENVHKGATSLCHLQRTLGTACQGLNSEIDLTLSSLETLAKVFDHPSCPLTHTKAQGPEMELDNLLCKISALVSLLSSLEKRVLKALQDAVTNHNLAVQPNPPPPEPTPINVTSVKNRVRQLPVHSFQVKVVRYGRQTVSVDVDEGVVLFDKKPSSFGVERVSHDRILQLVKFQGSPAKVCMVVDSQYNAPRELMFESARKRDAFCQLLQLMKTRHSQLREPDVISVFVGTWNMGGTPPPRSLQSWVTCCGLGHTPDESTAILPHDIYALGTQENPQGEREWTEHIKSTLRSYTHIDFKQVAVQSLWNMRLAVFVKPEHENRLSHVNTANVKTGLGNTLGNKGAVGISFLFSGTSFGFVNCHLTSGSEKVLRRNQNFVDILRLLSLGDKHLGAFDLSLRFTHLFWCGDLNYRLDLDAQDILKHVSKREFEELMCADQLMRERHKRKAFFNFKEEKIAFPPTSRYERGSRDCYLWQKYKSSGVRVNVPSWCDRILWKSYPETHVICTAYGCTDDIFTSDHSPVFATFEVGVTSQLNSKTDSNSSTERAWVQLDCIEVIVKTASKAKFFIDFHSSCLEETRRSSENDSQSCDVPGFLKLGWSFKQLPKLLPVVSDLEYLQDQHLLLSIKSCDGFESYGECCVALRSLTGTSQQFETFLSHRGEEMGSIRGRVKVHVPADRRETRKKIYEWFCFEKDEKGLLLGHVGPACVRLPVNRSSAASPKLTPSSYTNPAYFIFEGVPVVRRAEEAPLQQRRPQVIWSGDKALQLPKISARQGFDRRPSRQSDFTEIEIPAVLSSYTSSIELHTPHTNSSYQLFPAKASFSIPPASCSITSQGQEQALQSREKLQSKKIVQDSILPPNNLKNMYMNQSEIIREKTRMDQHHLLPEKTSPVQSAKVSSILPYSSTHLPHRQGSVSWIMAQKPTGQIGDNSLTALQIAKSLSEVDFFPSEQTVPSVPNHRPSYRNGLAVPGDRGYSWEKEVPVLQGAPETVRELLSTLGLQKYCLGLSLSGWDDLDYFSGITEEDLCAAGVMNPSHRRRILDNLPRNWN comes from the exons ACAACACAGGGAGTGCAGGTGAACTGTTTTCGCACACTGGAGGACCTGGTGTTGGGGTACCAGCATCCTCACAAAGGCCTGGTCACTCCTCTGCTCTACGCTGTTGCTCGTGATGCAGACACTGGAGACGAGAGCTCAG ATGATGAGAAGCCACCCCCATCTCAAACCAACACAGTACTTGTCACCCAGCCACCAACACCACCGGGACCTCATATAGTTTTCCTTGATAAGTTGCAGGAGCTGAACACATCCAG TATGGCAAGTGAGGTGATTAGTCTGCTCAATGACTACCTCTTCAGCGAGTTGCCTCTCGACATTGAGAATGTACATAAAGGGGCAACAAGTCTATGTCACCTCCAGCGTACGTTGGGCACCGCCTGCCAAGGCCTAAACAG TGAGATTGACCTGACGCTCTCAAGTCTGGAAACACTGGCAAAGGTGTTTGACCATCCCAGCTGCCCTTTGACACACACCAAGGCACAG GGTCCAGAGATGGAGTTAGACAATCTGTTGTGCAAGATTTCTGCATTGGTCAGCCTTCTTTCTTCACTGGAGAAAAGG gtattaaaagcactacaaGATGCAGTGACCAATCATAATCTGGCAGTGCAGCCTAACCCACCGCCTCCTGAACCAACACCTATAAACGTGACATCTGTCAAAAACCGGGTGAGGCAGCTGCCTGTCCACTCCTTTCAG GTTAAGGTTGTGCGCTATGGCAGACAGACTGTTTCTGTGGATGTGGATGAGGGAGTAGTGCTTTTTGACAAGAAGCCTAGTTCATTTGGTGTCGAGAGAGTGTCTCACGACAGAA TCCTTCAGCTCGTCAAGTTCCAGGGCAGCCCAGCCAAGGTGTGCATGGTGGTGGACAGTCAGTACAACGCACCACGAGAGCTGATGTTTGAGAGTGCGCGG AAACGTGACGCCTTCTGTCAGCTCTTGCAGCTGATGAAAACCAGGCATTCTCAACTGAGAGAACCGGATGTGATCTCTGTGTTTGTTGGCACTTGGAACATGG GCGGTACGCCTCCTCCTCGTAGCCTGCAGTCGTGGGTGACCTGTTGTGGTTTGGGACACACTCCTGATGAGTCTACAGCCATACTGCCTCATGATATCTATGCTTTGGGAACTCAAGAAAACCCTCAGGGTGAGAGAGAGTGGACAGAACACATTAAATCAACTCTTCGCAGCTACACGCACATCGACTTCAAACAG GTGGCAGTGCAGTCCCTCTGGAATATGAGGCTGGCTGTGTTTGTGAAGCCAGAACACGAGAACCGCCTGAGCCATGTGAACACAGCCAATGTGAAGACTGGACTGGGGAACACGCTGG GAAACAAGGGAGCTGTGGGCATCTCCTTCCTCTTCAGTGGGACATCATTTGGGTTTGTTAACTGCCACCTGACTTCTGGAAGTGAGAAAGTCCTCAG gcGGAACCAGAATTTTGTGGACATCCTCAGACTGCTTTCTCTGGGTGACAAACACCTTGGGGCCTTTGACCTCAGCCTGCGCTTCACTCACCTCTTCTGGTGTGGAGACCTCAATTACAGGCTGGATTTGGATGCACAG GATATTCTGAAACATGTGTCAAAGAGGGAGTTTGAGGAGCTGATGTGTGCAGACCAGCTGATGCGAGAGAGACACAAGAGGAAGGCCTTTTTTAATTTCA AGGAAGAGAAGATTGCATTTCCACCCACGAGCAGATACGAGCGGGGTTCTAGAGACTGCTACCTGTGGCAAAAGTACAAGTCTTCAGGG GTGCGAGTCAATGTTCCATCGTGGTGTGACAGGATTCTGTGGAAGTCTTACCCAGAGACGCATGTCATCTGCACAGCATACG GTTGCACAGATGACATCTTCACCAGTGATCACTCACCCGTTTTTGCCACGTTTGAGGTGGGAGTGACATCACAGCTAAACTCTAAAACAG ATTCAAATTCGAGCACGGAAAGAGCTTGGGTCCAGCTCGACTGCATCGAGGTTATTGTGAAAACAGCAAGCAAAGCAAAGTTCTTCATTGATTTTCATTCGTCGTGCCTGGAAG AGACCCGTCGTTCAAGTGAGAATGACTCACAGAGCTGCGATGTCCCGGGATTTCTCAAACTAGGATGGTCTTTCAAACAGCTGCCGAAG CTTCTTCCAGTTGTGTCAGACCTGGAGTATCTTCAGGACCAGCACCTGTTGTTGTCCATCAAGTCCTGTGATGGATTTGAGTCATATG GTGAATGCTGTGTGGCTCTGCGTTCATTAACTGGCACGTCACAACAGTTTGAGACGTTCCTGAGTCACCGTGGTGAGGAGATGGGCTCCATACGGGGCCGTGTCAAGGTCCATGTGCCTGCAGATAGACGTGAAACAAGGAAGAAAATCTATG AATGGTTCTGTTTTGAGAAAGACGAAAAAGGTCTCCTTCTGGGTCATGTGGGCCCTGCATGTGTGCGGCTTCCCGTAAACAG gtcctcagcagcttcTCCGAAACTAACCCCAAGCAGCTACACCAATCCTGCCTACTTCATCTTTGAAGGTGTGCCAGTGGTACGCAGGGCGGAAGAAGCTCCGCTCCAGCAACGGCGCCCTCAGGTGATCTGGTCTGGAGACAAAGCCTTACAGCTCCCAAAGATCTCAGCGCGGCAGGGCTTTGACAGGAGGCCCTCTCGTCAGTCAGACTTTACAGAGATTGAAATTCCAGCTGTTCTCTCATCCTACACATCATCCATCGAGCTTCATACTCCACATACCAACTCCTCCTATCAGCTTTTCCCAGCCAAGGCCTCATTCTCCATACCTCCAGCCTCATGTAGCATTACATCACAGGGCCAGGAACAGGCTTTACAATCCAGAGAAAAACTCCAAAGTAAAAAGATTGTTCAGGACTCAATACTTCCACCTAACAACCTGAAGAACATGTATATGAACCAATCAGAAATCATTAGGGAAAAAACAAGAATGGACCAACATCACCTTCTCCCAGAGAAGACAAGTCCTGTTCAGTCAGCCAAGGTCTCATCGATTCTACCCTACAGCTCCACTCACCTGCCACACCGTCAGGGAAGTGTTTCCTGGATAATGGCGCAGAAGCCCACTGGACAGATAGGAGACAACTCTCTTACTGCTCTGCAAATTGCCAAATCACTCAGCGAAGTTGACTTCTTCCCCTCAGAGCAGACTGTTCCATCCGTACCTAACCACAGGCCAAGTTACAGAAATGGTCTGGCAGTGCCTGGAGACAGGGGGTACAGCTGGGAAAAAGAG GTGCCAGTTCTTCAAGGTGCACCAGAGACTGTACGGGAGCTCCTCAGTACTCTGGGACTTCAAAAGTACTGTCTGGGGCTCAGCCTCAGTGGCTGGGATGATCTGGATTACTTCAG TGGTATTACAGAGGAAGATCTTTGTGCTGCAGGAGTTATGAACCCGTCACACCGGCGAAGGATCCTTGACAACCTCCCGAGGAACTGGAACTAA